The Cyprinus carpio isolate SPL01 chromosome A9, ASM1834038v1, whole genome shotgun sequence genome window below encodes:
- the LOC122146102 gene encoding hydroxyacid oxidase 2-like isoform X1 has protein sequence MNILSSSGEEGVCVEMTMVCLNDFEEYAKQHLSKATWDYYEAGADDCCTRDDNLEAYKRIRLRPRILRDVSINDMRTSVLGMEISFPVGIAPTGFHCLAWHEGELATARATETVNTCYIASTYSTCSVEEIAAAAPNGYRWFQLYLYRDRKLSEQIVSRVEALGYKALVLTVDVPYTGKRRNDIRNQFKLPPHLMVKNFEGMFQEQAGSQEEYGIPANTLDPSISWKDVYWLQSLTRLPIIIKGILTKEDAELAIEHGVQGIIVSNHGGRQLDGVPATIDCLPEIVDAVQGRVEVYMDGGIRTGNDVLKAIALGAKCVFIGRPAIWGLAYKGEEGVREILQILHDEFRLSMALSGCRNVAEINRNLIQFSRL, from the exons atgaacatattgAGCTCTAGTGG cgAGGAAGGCGTCTGTGTAGAAATGACTATGGTCTGTTTGAATGATTTTGAGGAATATGCCAAGCAGCACCTCTCAAAGGCTACGTGGGACTATTACGAGGCTGGAGCTGATGACTGCTGCACCAGAGATGACAACTTGGAGGCCTATAAACG GATCCGCTTGAGGCCGCGGATCTTACGTGATGTGTCGATCAATGACATGCGGACCTCTGTGCTGGGAATGGAGATAAGCTTCCCTGTGGGAATTGCTCCCACAGGTTTCCACTGCCTTGCGTGGCACGAGGGAGAACTGGCCACTGCTAGAG CCACTGAGACAGTGAACACCTGTTACATAGCCAGCACATACTCCACATGTTCAGTGGAGGAGATTGCTGCAGCAGCACCCAACGGGTACCGTTGGTTCCAGCTGTACTTGTACCGGGACCGTAAACTCTCGGAGCAGATTGTAAGCAGGGTGGAGGCACTTGGTTACAAAGCTCTGGTGCTTACAGTTGACGTGCCCTACACTGGCAAACGGCGCAATGACATACGCAACCAGTTTAAGCTTCCACCTCACCTGATGGTCAAGAACTTTGAGGGAATGTTCCAG GAGCAGGCAGGCTCTCAGGAAGAATATGGGATCCCAGCTAATACACTGGACCCGTCAATCAGCTGGAAGGATGTGTACTGGCTCCAGTCTCTAACACGGCTGCCTATAATCATCAAGGGCATCCTTACAAAAGAGGATGCAGAGCTGGCCATAGAGCATGGCGTCCAGGGGATAATTGTGTCTAATCATGGGGGCCGGCAACTGGATGGAGTGCCCGCAACG ATAGATTGTCTGCCTGAGATAGTGGATGCAGTGCAGGGCCGGGTCGAGGTCTACATGGACGGAGGGATCCGCACAGGCAATGATGTGCTAAAGGCCATAGCCTTGGGAGCCAAATGTGTGTTTATTGGCAGACCAGCAATCTGGGGCCTCGCTTACAAG GGGGAGGAAGGAGTGAGAGAGATCTTACAGATTCTACATGACGAGTTTCGTTTATCCATGGCGCTGTCAG GTTGCCGAAACGTTGCTGAAATCAACAGGAACCTCATTCAGTTCTCCAGACTTTGA
- the LOC122146102 gene encoding hydroxyacid oxidase 2-like isoform X2, with product MTMVCLNDFEEYAKQHLSKATWDYYEAGADDCCTRDDNLEAYKRIRLRPRILRDVSINDMRTSVLGMEISFPVGIAPTGFHCLAWHEGELATARATETVNTCYIASTYSTCSVEEIAAAAPNGYRWFQLYLYRDRKLSEQIVSRVEALGYKALVLTVDVPYTGKRRNDIRNQFKLPPHLMVKNFEGMFQEQAGSQEEYGIPANTLDPSISWKDVYWLQSLTRLPIIIKGILTKEDAELAIEHGVQGIIVSNHGGRQLDGVPATIDCLPEIVDAVQGRVEVYMDGGIRTGNDVLKAIALGAKCVFIGRPAIWGLAYKGEEGVREILQILHDEFRLSMALSGCRNVAEINRNLIQFSRL from the exons ATGACTATGGTCTGTTTGAATGATTTTGAGGAATATGCCAAGCAGCACCTCTCAAAGGCTACGTGGGACTATTACGAGGCTGGAGCTGATGACTGCTGCACCAGAGATGACAACTTGGAGGCCTATAAACG GATCCGCTTGAGGCCGCGGATCTTACGTGATGTGTCGATCAATGACATGCGGACCTCTGTGCTGGGAATGGAGATAAGCTTCCCTGTGGGAATTGCTCCCACAGGTTTCCACTGCCTTGCGTGGCACGAGGGAGAACTGGCCACTGCTAGAG CCACTGAGACAGTGAACACCTGTTACATAGCCAGCACATACTCCACATGTTCAGTGGAGGAGATTGCTGCAGCAGCACCCAACGGGTACCGTTGGTTCCAGCTGTACTTGTACCGGGACCGTAAACTCTCGGAGCAGATTGTAAGCAGGGTGGAGGCACTTGGTTACAAAGCTCTGGTGCTTACAGTTGACGTGCCCTACACTGGCAAACGGCGCAATGACATACGCAACCAGTTTAAGCTTCCACCTCACCTGATGGTCAAGAACTTTGAGGGAATGTTCCAG GAGCAGGCAGGCTCTCAGGAAGAATATGGGATCCCAGCTAATACACTGGACCCGTCAATCAGCTGGAAGGATGTGTACTGGCTCCAGTCTCTAACACGGCTGCCTATAATCATCAAGGGCATCCTTACAAAAGAGGATGCAGAGCTGGCCATAGAGCATGGCGTCCAGGGGATAATTGTGTCTAATCATGGGGGCCGGCAACTGGATGGAGTGCCCGCAACG ATAGATTGTCTGCCTGAGATAGTGGATGCAGTGCAGGGCCGGGTCGAGGTCTACATGGACGGAGGGATCCGCACAGGCAATGATGTGCTAAAGGCCATAGCCTTGGGAGCCAAATGTGTGTTTATTGGCAGACCAGCAATCTGGGGCCTCGCTTACAAG GGGGAGGAAGGAGTGAGAGAGATCTTACAGATTCTACATGACGAGTTTCGTTTATCCATGGCGCTGTCAG GTTGCCGAAACGTTGCTGAAATCAACAGGAACCTCATTCAGTTCTCCAGACTTTGA